The Sediminispirochaeta smaragdinae DSM 11293 genome has a segment encoding these proteins:
- a CDS encoding YibE/F family protein, translating into MIDTKEKKEQFFVFLIFAGFVALLFVPTGFQRPGRELQRRVRAVVLTTDESDVAHNGIIRTGTQHLHVRIASGPFKGKEEECDNLLMGKLELDRFYTPGNTILAVLQLNEAKDEILTVQPVDHYRIRVEALLVLAFFAFLLLYARWTGLKAIVSFLFTAAVIWKILIPGFLKGLPPIPLTMIVTAIITAAIIFLVGGRGKRSLIAFLGAMVGVIATAILAVGFGKAFRVHGAIKPFSEMLLYAGFPHLDLTNILFAGIFLASSGAVMDIAMDIAASMEEIVLHNPTVERKKLIHSGFAVGRAVIGTMTTTLLLAYSGGYTALLMVFMAQGTPGINIVNLGYVAAEILHTLVGSFGLVLVAPFTAIIGGVMLRPSKEKGDQFTPS; encoded by the coding sequence TTGATCGATACAAAAGAAAAAAAAGAACAATTTTTCGTCTTCCTGATTTTTGCCGGATTTGTCGCCCTGCTCTTTGTTCCCACCGGTTTTCAGAGGCCGGGGAGGGAGTTGCAAAGACGAGTGCGAGCGGTCGTACTCACCACCGATGAAAGCGATGTGGCCCACAACGGTATCATTCGCACGGGAACCCAGCACCTGCACGTTAGGATTGCCTCCGGCCCCTTTAAAGGAAAGGAAGAGGAGTGCGACAACCTCCTGATGGGAAAACTCGAGCTTGACCGTTTCTACACACCGGGAAATACGATCTTGGCTGTACTGCAGCTTAATGAAGCCAAAGATGAGATTCTTACGGTACAGCCGGTCGATCACTATCGGATCAGGGTAGAGGCGCTGCTGGTCCTTGCCTTCTTCGCCTTCCTGCTCCTTTACGCCAGATGGACGGGACTGAAGGCCATCGTCAGTTTTCTCTTTACCGCAGCGGTTATCTGGAAAATCCTGATACCAGGGTTTCTCAAGGGGCTGCCCCCGATTCCTCTTACCATGATCGTCACCGCCATCATCACGGCGGCCATCATCTTCCTCGTGGGAGGCAGGGGTAAGCGAAGTCTCATAGCCTTCCTCGGGGCAATGGTTGGGGTGATTGCCACCGCCATCCTTGCCGTCGGTTTCGGAAAAGCTTTTCGGGTTCACGGCGCCATAAAGCCCTTTTCCGAGATGCTCTTGTACGCAGGCTTTCCCCACCTCGATCTGACGAACATCCTCTTCGCAGGAATCTTCCTTGCAAGCAGTGGAGCGGTGATGGACATCGCCATGGATATTGCGGCTTCCATGGAGGAGATTGTCTTACACAATCCCACTGTCGAAAGAAAGAAACTGATCCACTCGGGATTTGCCGTCGGACGGGCCGTTATCGGTACCATGACCACGACCCTACTTCTTGCATACTCTGGAGGATACACCGCCCTTTTGATGGTTTTCATGGCCCAGGGAACGCCGGGAATCAACATTGTGAACCTCGGTTATGTAGCGGCGGAGATACTTCACACCCTGGTGGGAAGCTTCGGTCTGGTCCTGGTTGCTCCATTTACCGCCATCATAGGGGGAGTTATGCTTCGCCCTTCAAAGGAAAAGGGGGATCAATTCACGCCGTCATAG
- a CDS encoding bifunctional diguanylate cyclase/phosphodiesterase — MDIDGPNLEREVFLRYLASGEIRSYFQPIVDLYTGRVFGYEMLVRGSGRLFSPAALFAEADRLDLGWELEYACRRAALNAIAERHEELPGVSFFINVSPNVFTSSGFRNGFTVHALKERGIDGSRIVLEITETTSVSDYTVFDEMIRHYVAEGFHIALDDFGAGHSGLITLVAITPHYLKLDRELVKGIHRNHYKQGLVKHIATFADSVGSHILGEGIETEEELNTLLRLGARYGQGFFFGRPASEPRAPDPEAVHCLARLGKEYRHSYWSLDFSLYRMVVRPETVTPGTMTCNALDLFFSGHNSVSHIVVVDESDHPLTLITRQYFYSLLSGRYGFSVFQRKPVDAIAKRDFLIVEEGTDLRVLSKLAMGRPEDEVYDPVVVVDDEGKLSGTITMKQLLAKAFDVEVKFAVSANPLTQLPGNMVIRVWLEDLLHRDLFTIIYADLDKFKEYNDSYGFSSGDDMIKLLAELLQNHVQHFDSVARLGHVGGDDFIVLVEGIVDDEQLLHLCEDFDRKKESLFRQEDIECGCYHALNRIGEEVDVPLVTVSLAVVTNENFLRPPHPGKLGQSVALLKRKIKERNAATGRSGFLRERRVYDYDGVN; from the coding sequence ATGGATATTGATGGTCCGAACCTGGAACGAGAGGTTTTTCTCCGCTATCTCGCAAGCGGAGAGATTCGAAGCTATTTTCAGCCCATCGTCGATCTCTACACGGGCCGCGTGTTCGGTTACGAGATGCTGGTCCGGGGAAGTGGCCGGCTCTTTTCTCCTGCAGCCCTTTTTGCGGAAGCCGACCGCCTTGATCTCGGCTGGGAATTAGAATATGCCTGCAGACGGGCTGCCCTGAATGCCATAGCCGAACGGCATGAGGAGCTGCCCGGAGTCTCTTTTTTTATCAATGTAAGCCCCAATGTTTTTACCAGCAGCGGGTTTCGCAACGGTTTTACCGTACATGCTCTCAAGGAACGTGGAATCGACGGCAGCCGCATTGTGCTTGAAATTACCGAAACCACCAGTGTCAGCGACTATACCGTTTTTGATGAGATGATTCGTCACTATGTTGCCGAGGGGTTTCACATCGCTCTCGATGATTTTGGAGCGGGCCATTCCGGACTTATCACCCTGGTTGCCATCACGCCTCACTATTTGAAACTGGACCGCGAGTTGGTGAAGGGAATTCACCGTAACCACTATAAACAAGGACTGGTAAAGCATATTGCAACCTTTGCCGACAGCGTGGGGAGCCATATCCTGGGGGAGGGGATCGAGACGGAAGAGGAGCTCAATACCTTACTGCGTCTTGGTGCCCGCTACGGACAAGGCTTTTTTTTTGGAAGGCCGGCTTCGGAACCCCGGGCTCCCGATCCTGAGGCTGTTCACTGTTTAGCTCGCCTTGGAAAGGAGTATCGTCACAGCTACTGGTCCCTCGATTTCTCCCTTTACCGAATGGTAGTACGCCCCGAGACGGTTACTCCGGGGACCATGACCTGTAATGCCCTTGATCTTTTCTTTTCGGGGCACAACAGCGTGAGTCACATCGTCGTTGTCGATGAATCGGATCACCCCCTCACGTTAATTACCCGCCAATACTTTTACTCTCTTCTTTCCGGGCGCTACGGATTTTCCGTTTTTCAGCGAAAACCGGTCGATGCCATTGCGAAGAGGGATTTCCTCATTGTGGAGGAGGGGACTGACCTTCGCGTACTGAGCAAACTTGCTATGGGGCGTCCCGAGGATGAGGTCTATGATCCTGTGGTCGTGGTGGATGATGAAGGAAAGCTTTCCGGAACCATCACCATGAAGCAGCTCCTCGCAAAAGCCTTCGATGTGGAGGTGAAATTCGCAGTTAGCGCAAACCCCTTAACCCAGCTACCGGGCAATATGGTGATTCGAGTCTGGCTTGAGGACCTCCTGCATCGGGACCTCTTTACCATCATCTATGCCGATCTCGACAAATTTAAGGAGTACAATGACTCATACGGCTTTTCTTCCGGTGATGATATGATCAAGCTTTTGGCGGAACTTCTCCAGAACCATGTTCAACATTTTGACTCTGTTGCCCGACTCGGCCATGTTGGTGGTGATGACTTTATTGTGCTTGTTGAAGGAATTGTAGACGATGAGCAGCTTCTTCACCTCTGTGAGGATTTTGATCGGAAAAAAGAATCACTGTTTCGGCAGGAAGATATAGAATGCGGTTGCTACCACGCTCTTAATAGAATAGGAGAAGAGGTCGATGTTCCTCTGGTGACCGTAAGTCTCGCGGTGGTAACCAATGAAAATTTTCTCCGGCCCCCTCATCCTGGTAAATTAGGACAGAGTGTCGCCCTTTTGAAACGCAAAATAAAGGAACGAAATGCCGCGACCGGCCGCTCCGGCTTTTTACGGGAGCGGCGGGTTTACGACTATGACGGCGTGAATTGA
- a CDS encoding ABC transporter ATP-binding protein → MLKRFISYYRPHWALFIIDMAAATVMAGLSILFPYLTRELLRTYIPQRNSALIFQTFVIMVTIYLVNLGLNYIRIKWGHILGVRMETDMRRELFRHLQKLSFSYYDRVKTGHIMSRISNDLNMITEVAHHAPEDLLISIVVLIGAYFFMFFFSVPLALISLIPLPLMLVWGIFMGGKMRGGFRMVRKEVAEINSTVENAVQGIREVQAFTNEWLEEEKFRVSNDNFKQAKSQAYTQMARFHSVMNFLRDMYYLTVVGGGALLILQGVIEVYDLLSFVLFVGIVLPPIDRLINFNEQLQQGSASFERFIEIMDIEPDIVDKKGARPLSGNRLPICYDSVSFRYQKETGEVLSQVNLNIPAGGTVAVVGESGAGKSTLVTLLPRFYEPTGGRILIGGQDICDVTRVSLREKIGIVQQNVFLFDATIRENIMYGNHDAGEERMREAAASANILSFIESLPEGFDTEVGERGVLLSGGQKQRISIARVFLKNPPILIFDEATSSLDNESEAMIQEAMFRLSKDRTTIIIAHRLSTVRNVDTIHVMRAGKIVESGSHDELLVRKGYYASLYRRHAF, encoded by the coding sequence ATGCTGAAACGATTCATCTCATATTACCGTCCCCACTGGGCTCTTTTTATCATTGATATGGCGGCGGCCACGGTGATGGCCGGGCTCTCTATTCTTTTCCCCTATCTGACAAGGGAGCTCCTCCGTACCTACATTCCCCAGAGAAATTCGGCTCTCATCTTCCAGACCTTTGTGATCATGGTGACGATCTATCTGGTCAACTTGGGCTTAAACTATATCAGGATCAAGTGGGGGCACATCCTCGGTGTCAGGATGGAAACCGATATGCGGCGTGAGCTGTTCCGCCATCTCCAGAAGCTCTCCTTCTCATATTATGATCGGGTGAAAACAGGTCATATCATGTCACGTATTTCGAATGATCTGAATATGATTACCGAGGTTGCACATCACGCTCCAGAGGATCTTCTCATTTCCATCGTGGTTCTTATCGGCGCATATTTCTTCATGTTCTTTTTCAGCGTTCCCCTTGCCCTCATCAGCCTGATTCCCCTACCGCTCATGCTGGTCTGGGGGATTTTTATGGGAGGCAAGATGCGCGGCGGTTTTCGGATGGTGAGAAAAGAGGTCGCGGAGATCAACAGCACCGTCGAAAACGCGGTGCAGGGGATAAGAGAGGTGCAGGCCTTCACCAACGAATGGCTGGAAGAAGAGAAATTTCGGGTCTCCAATGATAACTTTAAACAGGCAAAATCCCAGGCCTATACCCAGATGGCGCGCTTCCATTCGGTCATGAATTTCCTTCGGGATATGTACTATCTTACGGTGGTTGGCGGGGGTGCACTTCTGATACTTCAAGGTGTGATTGAAGTGTACGATCTTTTGTCCTTCGTTCTTTTTGTGGGTATCGTGCTGCCTCCCATCGATCGTCTGATCAACTTCAACGAACAGCTTCAGCAAGGATCCGCCTCCTTCGAGCGTTTTATCGAGATTATGGATATCGAGCCGGACATTGTCGATAAAAAGGGGGCAAGGCCTCTCTCCGGGAATCGTTTGCCTATCTGTTACGATTCGGTCTCCTTTCGTTATCAGAAAGAGACCGGGGAGGTCCTTTCTCAGGTGAATCTTAATATCCCTGCCGGCGGGACCGTTGCCGTTGTCGGTGAGTCCGGTGCGGGAAAGAGTACCCTCGTTACCCTCCTTCCGCGATTTTATGAGCCTACCGGGGGACGGATTCTCATTGGAGGGCAGGATATCTGTGATGTTACCCGGGTATCCCTTCGGGAAAAAATCGGCATTGTTCAGCAAAACGTCTTTCTTTTCGATGCGACGATTCGTGAGAATATCATGTACGGCAATCATGATGCCGGGGAAGAAAGGATGAGGGAAGCTGCCGCCTCGGCGAATATCCTTTCTTTTATCGAATCCTTACCCGAAGGATTCGACACCGAGGTCGGAGAGCGGGGCGTGTTACTTTCCGGTGGGCAGAAGCAGCGGATTTCCATTGCGCGGGTCTTTCTGAAAAATCCCCCCATCCTGATTTTCGATGAGGCAACCTCGTCTCTGGACAATGAGTCCGAGGCAATGATACAGGAAGCGATGTTTCGTCTTTCAAAGGATCGCACGACCATCATTATTGCCCATCGTCTATCTACGGTGCGTAACGTCGACACCATCCATGTGATGCGGGCGGGAAAGATTGTTGAGTCGGGAAGCCATGATGAACTTCTTGTCCGGAAAGGCTATTACGCCTCACTCTATAGGCGGCACGCTTTCTAA
- a CDS encoding T9SS type B sorting domain-containing protein codes for MKWMRSVLVVSILFVLSVATLFAGGNKEIPQIPPVTSGTQYLSPNGDGVQDEATLSFSVRIFVKSKEGYVPEYGLEIKDASGTVLRTIVEKEKRDIGFFAALFSGYKEFTLTRQVTWDGLQESGQPFPDGSYKLSIWVVDANGHRQESELDDFVIDTVAPSAKIAPPGSLIFSPNGDGHMDTITITHVEASEEVSWGAAMVNAAGEAVRNWAWEGVPADVVWDGLDDNGSPAAEGTYTYVLQSVDQAGNDSGEITLTGIELSRLETPIALMLSPDHISPNGDGVQDSMTIYFDRKVTEGVVAWSWSVLDAEGAVRIDSEGADEPPLELVYNGTDTSGTILPEGDYSFSYSLSYENGNRPQVQEPFTIDLTPPEVSIVVEDPVFSPDGDGRRDKARITFNADETVTWEGALLDEAGEEVLSTDSSQTSSLVVWDGRRSDGEEAPDGPYSVMASFTDRAGNTTWPSPAIFRLDTAPVSLAASATKAFSPNGDGKGDIMPVLIDSSQYTDVESWRLRLIDESGTTVQEYGGTDTLPQQMTWDGSLSDKAEYAAAPEGRYRAALTVDYLKGATAEASSDSFLLDTTPPEVNLAVTSSPFAETDEGVEGEVFITVQAKDNDGIADWSMELVDEKGEVLRAYDGAGDPSGDITWNQKTDLKAPNVDASRFSLRLSVADEGGNVATFTEPVPLDILLVKKDGKFYLSVPNVIFGAYRSELDSAGAEMLTRNNQTIDRVVGIYDRYPSYDLILEGHALNIYRGTGREAREEAILQPLTERRAATVKNALVDQGMSEEKIETQAFGGRFPNADVTDRSLWWKVRRVEFVMVPPEASPQNDQ; via the coding sequence ATGAAATGGATGCGAAGCGTCCTCGTGGTAAGCATATTGTTTGTGTTGAGTGTCGCTACTCTTTTTGCCGGGGGAAACAAGGAAATTCCCCAAATTCCTCCGGTTACATCCGGTACCCAATATCTTTCACCAAACGGCGATGGTGTGCAGGATGAGGCAACCCTCTCGTTCTCTGTGCGGATTTTTGTAAAAAGCAAAGAGGGTTACGTGCCAGAGTACGGCCTTGAGATCAAGGACGCCTCGGGTACGGTGCTGAGGACTATCGTAGAGAAAGAGAAACGGGACATTGGGTTCTTTGCCGCCCTCTTTTCCGGCTACAAAGAGTTTACGCTTACTCGTCAGGTAACCTGGGACGGTTTGCAGGAATCGGGACAACCCTTTCCCGACGGAAGCTACAAGCTCTCCATCTGGGTAGTGGATGCAAACGGACATCGACAGGAAAGCGAACTTGATGACTTCGTCATAGATACGGTAGCGCCCTCTGCAAAGATTGCTCCCCCAGGTTCCTTGATCTTTAGTCCCAATGGTGACGGGCATATGGATACCATCACGATCACCCATGTAGAGGCAAGTGAAGAGGTCTCGTGGGGCGCTGCAATGGTAAATGCAGCGGGAGAGGCTGTGAGAAACTGGGCTTGGGAAGGCGTTCCTGCGGATGTGGTATGGGACGGCCTTGATGACAACGGTTCTCCGGCTGCCGAAGGAACCTACACCTATGTCCTTCAATCCGTCGATCAAGCGGGCAACGATTCCGGTGAGATTACCCTCACGGGTATCGAACTCAGTCGCCTTGAAACGCCCATAGCGCTTATGCTCAGCCCCGATCATATTAGTCCCAACGGTGACGGCGTACAGGACTCCATGACCATCTATTTCGACAGGAAGGTGACCGAAGGTGTGGTTGCCTGGAGCTGGTCGGTTCTGGATGCCGAAGGAGCCGTTCGTATCGACTCCGAAGGGGCGGACGAGCCTCCGCTGGAACTGGTCTACAACGGCACCGATACCAGCGGTACGATTCTTCCTGAAGGGGACTACTCCTTTTCCTATTCCCTTTCCTACGAAAACGGTAATCGCCCGCAGGTGCAGGAACCCTTTACTATCGACCTGACCCCGCCCGAGGTTTCCATCGTTGTGGAAGACCCGGTATTTAGTCCCGATGGTGACGGTCGGCGGGATAAGGCAAGAATCACCTTCAACGCCGACGAGACGGTTACCTGGGAAGGGGCACTGCTCGATGAGGCTGGAGAAGAGGTCCTTTCCACCGACTCTTCGCAAACAAGCAGCCTGGTGGTCTGGGATGGACGTCGTTCCGACGGAGAAGAGGCTCCCGACGGACCCTATTCAGTGATGGCCAGCTTCACCGACAGGGCCGGGAATACGACCTGGCCGAGTCCCGCAATCTTCCGTCTCGATACCGCCCCGGTAAGCCTTGCGGCTTCCGCGACAAAGGCCTTTAGCCCCAACGGCGACGGCAAAGGCGATATCATGCCCGTGCTTATCGATTCCAGCCAGTATACAGATGTTGAAAGCTGGAGGTTGCGGCTCATCGACGAATCGGGAACCACGGTGCAGGAGTATGGCGGTACCGACACCCTGCCGCAGCAGATGACGTGGGACGGAAGTCTTTCGGACAAGGCTGAATACGCTGCCGCCCCCGAAGGCCGATACCGGGCAGCACTGACGGTTGATTATCTTAAAGGGGCAACGGCCGAGGCCTCAAGCGACTCCTTCCTTCTCGATACCACGCCTCCCGAGGTCAACCTGGCGGTGACCAGCAGCCCCTTTGCCGAGACCGACGAAGGGGTCGAGGGAGAGGTGTTCATCACCGTTCAGGCAAAGGATAACGACGGCATCGCCGACTGGTCCATGGAGTTGGTAGACGAAAAGGGAGAGGTACTGCGAGCCTACGACGGTGCAGGGGATCCTTCCGGGGATATTACCTGGAACCAAAAAACCGACCTCAAGGCTCCAAATGTTGATGCTTCCCGTTTCTCGCTTCGCCTCAGTGTGGCGGACGAAGGTGGAAATGTTGCAACCTTCACCGAACCCGTTCCTCTCGATATTCTGCTGGTGAAGAAAGACGGAAAATTCTACCTCTCGGTTCCCAACGTCATTTTTGGCGCCTATCGGTCGGAGCTTGATTCTGCGGGAGCGGAAATGCTTACACGCAACAATCAGACCATCGATCGGGTCGTCGGTATCTACGATCGCTACCCCAGCTATGATCTCATCCTCGAAGGGCATGCTCTCAATATCTATCGGGGGACCGGCCGGGAAGCGCGGGAGGAGGCGATCCTCCAGCCTCTGACCGAAAGGCGGGCGGCTACGGTAAAGAACGCGCTTGTGGATCAGGGTATGTCGGAGGAGAAGATCGAGACGCAAGCCTTTGGTGGTCGCTTTCCCAATGCTGATGTCACCGACAGGAGCCTCTGGTGGAAGGTGCGCCGTGTCGAGTTTGTGATGGTCCCGCCGGAAGCGTCGCCTCAAAACGACCAGTGA
- the deoC gene encoding deoxyribose-phosphate aldolase has protein sequence MKKQELAAMIDHTILKATATEADVKRLCAEARENGFASVCVNPVHVALVSRELAGSKVRTCCVIGFPLGANASEIKAAEAEFAVSQGAEELDMVINVGALKAGNETRVRKDIAAVVDAVAGRTVKVIIETCYLSDDEKRAACRAAMEAKADFVKTSTGFGSGGAKIEDIKLMRESVGDTMKIKASGGIRSYADALAMVEAGADRIGASSGIAIIAEAE, from the coding sequence ATGAAAAAGCAAGAACTTGCTGCGATGATCGATCATACCATTTTAAAGGCAACCGCCACCGAGGCGGATGTGAAGCGGCTCTGTGCCGAGGCAAGGGAAAACGGCTTTGCTTCGGTCTGTGTGAATCCCGTCCACGTGGCTCTGGTAAGCCGTGAACTTGCCGGAAGTAAGGTCCGCACCTGCTGTGTGATCGGTTTTCCTCTGGGGGCGAATGCCTCGGAGATCAAGGCTGCCGAGGCCGAGTTTGCGGTAAGCCAGGGGGCCGAAGAGCTTGATATGGTGATCAATGTAGGGGCCCTTAAGGCTGGGAATGAGACTCGGGTCAGGAAAGATATTGCTGCGGTGGTGGATGCGGTCGCAGGACGAACCGTGAAGGTGATTATCGAAACCTGTTATCTTAGCGACGACGAAAAACGGGCTGCCTGCAGGGCCGCCATGGAGGCCAAAGCCGATTTTGTCAAAACCTCCACCGGTTTCGGTAGTGGCGGGGCCAAGATCGAAGATATTAAGCTGATGCGGGAGTCGGTTGGTGATACCATGAAGATAAAGGCATCCGGCGGAATTCGCAGCTATGCCGATGCCCTTGCTATGGTAGAGGCCGGTGCCGATCGGATAGGTGCCAGCAGCGGGATTGCCATCATCGCTGAGGCCGAATAG
- a CDS encoding pyrimidine-nucleoside phosphorylase, translating into MRIVDIIEKKRNGGELSKEEIEFFIRGYVAGEIPDYQVAPLLMSIWFKGMNKRETTDLTLSMVASGDTVDLSAIPGIKVDKHSTGGVADTTTLIVGPLVAACGGRVAKMSGRGLGHTGGTLDKLESIPGFQVSQSMERFAEIVKTCGVSIIGQTGNLVPADKKLYALRDVTCTVDNVSLIAGSVMSKKIASGADKIVLDVKTGSGAFMKELDGAVELARMMVGIGALAGRETHALVTDMNQPLGNAVGNALEVREAIEILQGKHDGDLKAVSFALAAKMLVLGEVCRDEKDARQKLDRAVASGEALRRFARMIEMQGGDPSVTEDVGRLPQAKEILPVKAEKAGYLASTDAVSLGISAMLLGAGRSKKEDAIDPAVGYWMKKRLGDRVAVGDVIAEFHVGEHSDLDAALARFRGGIHIGEAKPDLPKLIYTTIDEGEA; encoded by the coding sequence ATGCGAATAGTAGATATCATCGAAAAAAAACGAAACGGGGGAGAACTCTCCAAGGAAGAGATTGAGTTTTTCATCCGCGGATATGTCGCCGGAGAGATCCCCGACTATCAGGTTGCTCCCCTTTTAATGAGTATCTGGTTCAAGGGAATGAACAAACGGGAAACCACCGATCTGACTCTCTCCATGGTCGCATCCGGCGATACCGTCGACCTTTCCGCCATTCCCGGGATTAAGGTCGATAAACACTCCACCGGCGGGGTTGCCGATACCACCACCCTCATCGTTGGGCCTTTGGTTGCGGCCTGCGGCGGAAGGGTTGCCAAGATGTCCGGCCGTGGGCTGGGGCATACCGGGGGGACCCTGGACAAGCTTGAGTCCATTCCCGGATTTCAGGTCTCCCAGAGCATGGAGCGCTTTGCCGAAATCGTCAAAACCTGCGGTGTTTCCATCATCGGTCAAACCGGTAACCTGGTTCCTGCCGATAAGAAACTGTACGCCCTTCGGGATGTAACCTGCACCGTGGATAATGTATCTCTTATTGCAGGGAGCGTGATGAGTAAAAAGATCGCTTCCGGAGCCGATAAGATCGTCCTGGATGTGAAGACGGGAAGCGGTGCGTTCATGAAGGAGCTTGACGGTGCCGTCGAGCTTGCACGGATGATGGTCGGGATCGGCGCCCTGGCGGGAAGGGAAACCCATGCTCTGGTAACCGATATGAACCAGCCCTTGGGCAACGCCGTCGGTAATGCCCTTGAGGTTCGGGAGGCCATCGAGATCCTTCAGGGCAAGCACGATGGAGACCTCAAGGCCGTGAGTTTTGCCCTTGCCGCAAAGATGCTGGTGCTTGGCGAGGTGTGCCGTGATGAAAAAGATGCCCGACAAAAACTGGATCGGGCCGTGGCCTCGGGTGAGGCGCTGCGCCGCTTTGCCCGTATGATCGAGATGCAGGGGGGAGATCCCTCGGTGACCGAAGATGTCGGTCGCCTGCCCCAGGCAAAAGAAATCCTTCCGGTAAAGGCGGAAAAAGCGGGCTATCTTGCCTCCACCGATGCCGTTTCCCTCGGTATCAGCGCTATGCTTCTTGGGGCGGGGCGAAGCAAAAAGGAAGATGCGATCGATCCGGCTGTGGGCTACTGGATGAAAAAACGGCTGGGCGATAGGGTTGCTGTAGGCGATGTGATCGCCGAATTCCATGTGGGAGAGCACAGCGATCTCGATGCAGCTCTGGCACGATTTCGCGGCGGCATCCACATCGGTGAGGCGAAACCCGACCTTCCCAAGCTCATATATACCACCATTGATGAAGGAGAGGCTTAG
- a CDS encoding alpha/beta fold hydrolase, with the protein MIFTSTFGEINYEITGTGSPLLMIHGTPFSSKEWSQIKDALKYKYEIYTYDLLGYGLSEKAEDVSLAIQNNVLCELLDFWDLDNPDVVAHDFGGATLLRSILLNNCHYNKIMLIDVVALAPWGSPFVQHVRKHEHVFNGIPDYIHKAMVQAYIKDAIYSKVTDKDIDFLVQPWLSSSGKKAFYRQIAQMDQKYTDEIEDRLFQIKNETRILWGEEDNWIPLKIGKQLHKKLPSSSFRAIPESNHLMQIDKPNEIIKEIEEFF; encoded by the coding sequence ATGATATTTACATCGACATTTGGAGAAATCAATTACGAGATAACAGGTACCGGAAGTCCATTATTAATGATTCATGGTACTCCATTTTCCTCTAAAGAATGGTCCCAGATAAAAGATGCTTTAAAATATAAGTATGAAATCTATACATATGATTTGTTGGGATATGGGCTTTCTGAAAAGGCTGAAGATGTTTCTCTTGCAATCCAAAATAACGTATTATGTGAACTTTTGGATTTTTGGGATCTTGATAACCCAGATGTTGTCGCTCATGATTTTGGAGGGGCAACACTTCTTCGCTCAATACTTCTGAATAATTGTCATTACAATAAAATAATGCTCATTGATGTTGTTGCATTAGCGCCATGGGGGTCGCCTTTTGTGCAGCATGTCAGAAAACATGAACATGTATTTAATGGAATACCCGACTATATTCATAAAGCCATGGTCCAAGCGTATATTAAAGATGCAATTTACTCAAAAGTAACAGATAAAGATATTGATTTTCTTGTTCAACCATGGCTATCAAGTTCAGGGAAGAAAGCTTTTTACCGGCAAATAGCTCAGATGGATCAAAAATATACAGATGAGATTGAAGATCGTCTTTTTCAAATAAAAAATGAGACAAGAATTTTGTGGGGCGAAGAAGATAATTGGATTCCTCTAAAAATCGGAAAACAATTACATAAAAAATTACCCAGTTCATCATTTAGAGCAATTCCGGAATCAAATCACTTGATGCAAATAGATAAACCAAATGAAATAATCAAGGAAATAGAAGAGTTCTTCTAA
- a CDS encoding YdeI/OmpD-associated family protein yields the protein MMSKQLLFHSRDEFRKWLQNNCSQDESVWLLFEKGKDSTTLSAHDALKEALCFGWIDGQFGKANESDDTKYSKKFSPRRKKSKWSEKNKKLAEALTQSGLMTEYGLQAIEDAKRDGMWNPQKKKDNLAEKILLLESALIEFPELYDTFKHYPPSGRKTLSYYFADAKKEETKKKRLTQIIDAIKSNKKSVM from the coding sequence ATGATGAGCAAGCAATTACTATTTCATTCTAGAGACGAATTCAGAAAATGGTTGCAAAACAATTGTTCCCAAGATGAAAGTGTCTGGTTACTATTTGAAAAGGGCAAGGATTCAACAACCTTGTCTGCACACGATGCACTTAAAGAAGCTCTATGTTTTGGCTGGATTGACGGACAATTCGGCAAAGCTAATGAGAGTGATGATACAAAATATAGTAAGAAATTCTCACCTCGTAGGAAAAAAAGTAAATGGTCTGAGAAAAATAAGAAATTAGCAGAAGCATTAACTCAATCAGGATTAATGACTGAATATGGTCTTCAAGCTATTGAAGATGCAAAACGTGACGGAATGTGGAATCCCCAAAAAAAGAAAGACAACTTGGCAGAAAAGATATTGTTATTAGAATCAGCATTAATAGAGTTTCCGGAACTATATGATACGTTTAAACATTATCCGCCGTCTGGCAGGAAAACATTATCATACTATTTTGCAGATGCTAAAAAAGAAGAAACCAAAAAGAAAAGGTTGACTCAGATAATAGATGCAATAAAGAGTAATAAAAAAAGCGTAATGTGA